A genomic window from Meleagris gallopavo isolate NT-WF06-2002-E0010 breed Aviagen turkey brand Nicholas breeding stock chromosome 30, Turkey_5.1, whole genome shotgun sequence includes:
- the SUGP2 gene encoding SURP and G-patch domain-containing protein 2 isoform X4, with the protein MASRRITRETFDAAVQDKVKRYRAERGGAAREAMRRFKAHSRPVPRPRYEDSFHDDGRYDDAQHHSHDDWIENPRDEYPGPSYRSASPLIRKANYYHEQFGHPASHDREYGHPAARDREYGRPASHGREYGHPLPRDREYGGLASHDQDYGHPDSWEAAGPHETDFSSSDILGDFRSPGLMEDEYGNVESQEYDVDFGIQSDSEFRPPIRRGSIGRGRALRGRRITRGTAKAKLFKGDIKTPLKKWNAKKPQPGPDQKPTVQPDQMPETADRPNQRPVAVQHPNQKLPPQPNQRPAIATPRPILRLPKPAHVFRNLNFELVDKSDIFSTFGIQIIKWAGFHTIKNDAEFSRLFGALFELETETCAKMLASFKCSLKPEHRDYCFFTIKSLQHAALKTPKVDNEFLNMLLDKGAVKTKNCFFEIIKPFDKYIMRLQDRLLKGVTPLLMACNAYELSIKTNGFGNPREMASAFETTVSLCRKSLALLGQTFALASVFRQEKILEAVGLQEMAPAPTLFPNFDDSTLFGREYIENLKAWLEKSGYPIQMKKAEAESTVQLKKPSPDTKVKIPQRADREIVETIEQLVNSIVSGTLSAKERNAQKNCPEYWFLSDEDSLEYKYYRLKLSEVQRKTSSGKEAGGEGRTLEESATESVRAMLYARKVASIKRRLFKRKRTGVTAQRGIRGRKVRRTTIGTQTLLSAGTVLKHQDKHLQESVQSEPSVSETTTSENSSSLDPSSSQCGTSSEVPLPSEGRVDSEDLLAPPELFSSLPCQFPDVDAKTMETAEKLAKFVAQVGPEIEQFSIDNSADNPDLWFLQDRNSSAFKFYRMKVYELCPSINFSDVKEANDAGEDAKPEERNVDISEEEEEEEEEEEEDNEEEAEFEEDISRPLEEMEQAEEGEDDDISAGISSCHWNPISPQENQQQVSESWYDSCV; encoded by the exons ATGGCCTCGCGGCGGATCACGCGGGAGACGTTCGATGCTGCGGTGCAGGACAAAGTGAAGCGGTACCGCGCGGAGCGGGGCGGGGCGGCGCGAGAGGCGATGCGGCGCTTCAAAG CTCATTCAAGGCCAGTCCCAAGACCGAGATATGAGGACAGCTTTCATGATGATGGAAGATACGACGATGCCCAGCACCATTCACACGATGACTGGATTGAGAACCCTAGAGATGAGTATCCAGGACCTTCTTACAGATCTGCAAGCCCTCTCATAAGGAAAGCTAACTACTACCATGAACAGTTTGGCCACCCGGCATCTCATGACCGGGAATACGGGCACCCAGCTGCACGGGACCGGGAGTACGGGCGGCCGGCTTCTCATGGCCGGGAATATGGGCACCCCCTGCCTCGGGACCGGGAGTACGGGGGCCTGGCTTCTCATGATCAGGACTACGGACATCCTGACTCTTGGGAAGCTGCTGGACCACATGAAACTGACTTTAGTTCTTCAGATATTTTAGGTGATTTTAGATCACCTGGACTCATGGAAGATGAATACGGCAACGTGGAAAGTCAGGAGTATGATGTAGACTTTGGAATTCAATCTGACAGTGAGTTCCGACCCCCCATTAGGAGGGGCAGCATTGGCAGGGGAAGAGCCCTGCGAGGGAGGCGTATTACAAGGGGCACTGCTAAAGCTAAACTATTCAAAGGAGACATCAAAACCCCTCTAAAGAAATGGAACGCTAAAAAACCGCAGCCAGGCCCTGATCAGAAGCCAACTGTGCAACCTGATCAAATGCCAGAAACTGCTGACCGACCCAACCAGAGGCCGGTGGCTGTTCAGCACCCCAATCAGAAGCTGCCTCCACAACCTAATCAAAGGCCAGCTATAGCAACCCCGAGGCCCATTCTCAGGCTCCCGAAGCCTGCACATGTTTTCAGAAATCTCAATTTTGAGCTTGTGGATAAGTCTGACATTTTTTCAACGTTTGGAATACAAATCATAAAATGGGCTGGATTTCACACAATAAAAAACGATGCGGAATTTTCTCGACTCTTTGGAGCTCTCTTTGAGCTGGAGACAGAAACGTGTGCAAAAATGCTTGCTTCGTTCAAATGCTCCTTAAAGCCAGAACACAGAGATTATTGTTTCTTTACTATCAAGAGTTTACAACATGCTGCTTTGAAAACTCCCAAGGTGGACAATGAGTTTTTAAATATGCTGTTGGACAAGGGTGCTGTGAAAACAAAGAACTGCttctttgaaataataaaacctTTTGATAAATACATAATGAGGCTACAAGACCGCCTGCTAAAGGGTGTCACGCCTCTGCTTATGGCCTGCAATGCTTATGAATTAAGCATTAAGACAAACGGTTTTGGTAACCCCAGAGAAATGGCAAGTGCTTTTGAGACCACTGTTTCTCTTTGTCGTAAGTCTTTAGCGCTTCTGGGTCAGACCTTTGCATTAGCATCTGTTTTCAGGCAAGAGAAAATACTGGAAGCTGTAGGGCTACAGGAAATGGCTCCAGCACCAACCCTGTTCCCAAACTTTGATGATTCAACATTGTTTGGAAGAGAATACATTGAGAACTTAAAGGCTTGGTTGGAGAAAAGTGGATATCCAATTCAGATGAAAAAAGCTGAAGCAGAGTCCACAGTGCAGCTTAAAAAACCCTCTCCTGACACAAAAGTTAAAA tcCCACAGCGAGCTGATCGGGAAATTGTAGAAACAATTGAACAGCTCGTGAATAGCATTGTTTCAGGAACCTTGTCTGCCAAAGAGAGAAATGCTCAAAAGAACTGTCCTGAATATTG GTTCTTGTCTGATGAAGATAGTCTAGAATACAAATATTACAGACTGAAGTTGTCAGAGGTGCAAAGAAAGACATCgtcaggaaaggaagcaggTGGTGAGGGCAGAACGCTAGAAGAGTCTGCCACAGAATCAGTCAGGGCCATGTTGTATGCCAGGAAAGTCGCAAGTATTAAGAGAAGGctattcaaaaggaaaaggactGGAGTTACTGCACAGCGTGGAATTCGAGGAAGGAAGGTGAGGAGAACGACCATAGGGACACAGACTTTGCTTTCAGCTGGTACAGTGCTGAAACACCAAGACAAGCATCTTCAAGAGTCAGTCCAGTCAGAGCCTTCTGTATCAGAAACCACCACGTCTGAGAATTCTTCTTCTCTTGATCCCTCATCCTCACAATGTGGCACCAGTTCAGAGGTCCCTCTGCCATCAGAAGGAAGGGTGGATTCAGAGGATTTACTGGCACCACCTGAACTTTTCTCATCGTTGCCCTGTCAGTTTCCTGATG TGGATGCTAAAACGATGGAGACAGCTGAGAAGCTTGCCAAGTTTGTTGCTCAGGTAGGACCAGAAATTGAGCAGTTCAGCATAGACAACAGTGCGGATAACCCAGACCTCTG GTTTCTACAGGATCGAAACAGTTCTGCTTTCAAGTTCTACCGCATGAAGGTCTATGAGTTATGTCCCTCTATTAACTTCAGTGACGTGAAAGAAGCAAATGATGCTGGGGAAGATGCTAAACCTGAAGAGAGAAATGTGGATATttcggaggaggaggaggaggaagaagaagaagaggaggaagacaATGAGGAGGAAGCTGAGTTTGAGGAGGATATTTCCCGACCTTTGGAAGAAATGGAGCAAGCTGAGGAGGGAGAAGATGATGATATCTCAGCAG GCATCAGCTCCTGCCACTGGAACCCTATTTCCCCGCAAGAGAATCAGCAGCAAGTCTCTGAAAGTTGGTATGATTCCTGCGTCTAA